From the genome of Sediminibacter sp. Hel_I_10:
GATAGACAAAGCACCATATGGTACCTCTGGAAATCTTGGTTGTACGGCGCCAACTTCTGTGTTGGAAACAATCTTTTTCAAATAAGGAATCGCATCTTTTTTTCCAATTTCGCCTAAATAGAAGGCCGCTTCGCCAATGAAGTATTGGTCCTTTTGATTCAATAGCTTTATTAAAAATTCAAAGGCTAATGACGGATTGTCCTTTAGCAAATGGTCGATAAACCATTTTACAGGATACCAATGATATCCAGCATTTAATTGTTTTACATGGTCGAGGAAGACGGCATCGTTAAACTCAAACCGGTATTGGTTTGTTTTACTAATATATTCAAACCGGTTGCAAAGTAATTGGTCTGCTAAAATATAAGAAATCGTTCCATCTTCAATATGGTGCTCCCCTGGGGCGATTCTTTCAAAAAATAGGGAGCCATCGGGATAGAATTCTCTGTCCATATGTTCCTTAAGCGAATAATATTTCAGTAATGTGTTTTGAGAATCAAAAACGCGTTGCTTTTGCAATATGTTTTTCTGAAAATATTCTTCAACAGTGATCTGTTTATCGCTCAAAAACCGATCATGTTTGCCTTCTTTACGTCCGTTTACAAAAATGCCGTCTTCAATAATGGCGTTGGTCGATTCGTTGATGACATAACTTCTTCCGTTTGGTAAGCCTTTTTTATAAGTATATTCAGAATAGTTTCCGTCACGGCTTTCGAATATAATGCCTGTAAACTTTTCTCCGTTGTGGTATCCAGTTTGACTGGCTTCATCTTCAAAATGAAAATCTATAGCATCAAGTTCTATTTTTTGCATCGTGGTCATCTATCGCATCAATATTGGGTCGCTGTTATGTGAAGGCTTTAAGGCATTGCTCGCTTTTAACTGCGCATCTCATCATACAAGCGTTTGATTTCGTCTTTGCCATAGAGCCGCTCTAGTTTTCTTACCACAAAATGACCTTTGGCCATATCTTGAAAATGGTCAATAAAAATGGTGTTAATGATGGCGCCTCCTGCGGCGCCAATAGCGGGTACGGCTTGGGCCGCCATTTTCTCGGTAATTTGAATGCTAAACCGTTCGGCAATGTTGGCAATAAGTCGCGCTAAGATGGGTGCGCTCTCTTCTGCAATGGTTTTAGCAGTAATATATTCGGCAGCTTCACTAACCGATCTTGCTAATGCGGTTCTTACAACGTAGTATCCACTTTCGGTAGCATCGTCGGTTTTGCTTTCGCCTCCCAGTGCAAAGACTTCCAAACAGGCCAATTTGGTGTTGATGTCATTAATAGATTCGCCCTCGGCTCTTGCAATATCGGCTATAGAGCGCAGCATGATGGTGGTAGAAATCGGCAATTCTAAAGCCAACGCGGGCAATCCAAAAAAACCGCCCACGCCACCTGACACTGCAACGCCTATTTTATGCCACCAATTGGATGGGGCTTCTTCTGGTACATCTTTCATGGTATAGATGGCCGTATCGGTAGCTTTTAATAATGCCATTTGGGTGATATCTGTAATCTTACTTGTCCAGTCTGAAGGCAGCATCTCTAATCCGAACTCAAAGGGTTTTCCAATCAAATTGGTGATTTTAGCCGCAATACTCGGGTTTTCTAAAAGCTGTTGTGCATCGTATAATTCTTTTTGATGGGCTTCGGTGATGTTGATGGTGCTTATATAATTCATGTTGCTATGATTTTTAGTTATGGCTCATGTGCTGCTAGAGCCCTCTGCTACAAGTTAACTCACTGAGTTTTGGTTGAAGCGAGGTCACAGGGAAGAGCAGATTTACTGAACTAGCATCTGTGGTGATCGCTGTAATGGTTGGTGAGACCTGGTTTTTAGAAATTCATGGAGAGTCCAATGCCATTTCCGCTCGCTATGATTTTAAATTCAGGGCTAAATGCAGCAGTGGTATTCAACGAAGCGTTATATAGTTCAATGCCTTGTTTGGCGTCTTTTGAAGCTTTAGAAGCAATGGGAAATGACATGATAGCGATGCCGCCACCTACATAGGCTAAAGTCCAATTGGCATCGTCACCTGCAATGGATTGTCCGATTGGAATGCCTATTAAACCGCCACCAACAAATGCTAAAACTTTTGAAATGGTATTGTTGGTTCTGGCTTCTTTAAGAAATAGATTCGCCTCAACGTTTGACTCGGTTTTATTGATGAGTTCTTTCCAGGATAACTGTTCTCCGTTCTGCTCAAATTTGTAACCAAAGACATTTTTATCTAGTGTTATCTCTTGTGCAAATGAGACATTGATAAATAATAGGGCAATTAATATACTGTAGATGCTTTTCATAGTAGTGTTTTTTAGTAACGTACTGTTTTAGATAGATTTTGTCGGGTTAATGTTATAGTCTGCTATAAAAATAAGATATTTCTTTAAAACCGAGGTGCTCTAAGCTAGAAGCATTTGATTTATTTAGTAGACCAAAAGCTTTCCATAAGCAAGAATTCGATCTGCTCATCTATTTAAGGTTTTTAAGCTAGGGCTTTGTATTTTTGTAGAGATCGCTTTTTGATCTTTAAGAAACTCTTTACCAATGATGATATCTGTAGAAACCGCACTAGAGTGCATCCATAAACATGCAACGCGTTTGCAGGCCTCAGAGGTGATAGCAACCAATGACGCTTTGGGCAGAACCTTGTCTCAAGACATTATGGCGCCTTTATCATTGCCGCCCTTTAAGCAGTCCATTATGGATGGCTATGCGCTTTGTGTTGGGCAGTCCCAAACCTACAAGGTCATTGGCGAAATCAAAACTGGCGATACCGCAACTCAAGTCTTGCAGCCTGGGGAAGCCCTTAGAGTGTTTACTGGGGCACAACTTCCAGACACAGCCAATGCCGTCGTGATGCAAGAACATGTCACCGCAAATGGCAACACGATCGATCTTAAAGATTCACCAAAAGAAGGGCAGCACATTCGTAACATTGGCGAACAGATTGCAGAGGGTACCCGTTCTTTAACCAAAGGCGAAACGCTTAATCCTTCCGCAGTAGGCGTTCTTAAAAGTTTTGGTTTAAAAACCATAAGCGTTTACAAACAACCCAAGGTGTCGGTGATTGTTACGGGCAACGAATTGGTTTCGGTAGGCACGCCCTTGCAACCGGGGCAAATCTATGAGAGCAACAGCCAAGTAATGGTGTCTGCTTTACAACAAAAAGGCATTGCCACAGAAGCCGTGATCACCGTAAAAGACAATTTGAAAGATACTGAAGACGCTATTAAACAGGCCTTGGATACTTCAGACATTGTGTTGATTTCTGGCGGTATTTCGGTTGGGGATTATGATTTTGTGGGCACTGCGCTCCATAATCTTGGCGTTCATCAAGTGTTTCATAAAGTGCTCCAAAAACCCGGTAAACCCTTGTATTTTGGTACTACCGATTCTAAATACGTATTTGCCTTACCGGGCAACCCTGCCGCCACATTGACCTGTTTGTATGTGTATGTGTATGCACTCATCGATAGCATTACGGGCAATCAAACCGTGGGATTGACCCGTATTCAATTTCCTATTTCCGAAGATTTTGAAAACCCCTTTGGGAGGGCTTTGTTTTTAAAGGCCAAATTAAAAGGTGCCGAAGTCGAAATTTTAAACCAACAGAATTCTGCCATGTTATTGAGTTTTGCCCGTGCCGATGCTTTGGTGTATATCCCATCAGATTGTAAGAGCGTTAAAAAAGGCCATTTGGTCACCACCGTATTAATGCCTTCTGGCGTCTAATGTTATCACAAGCATGCTGATAGATACCAATGCGTTGATTCTGTTTTTAATGATTTTACCCGTCATTTCCTTTCTCTATGCGAGTGTGGGGCATGGCGGAGCGAGTGGTTATTTGGCATTGATGGCACTGTTTAGCTTTCCCAATGAGATTATGAAGCAAACGGCCTTGCTGCTCAATCTCTTTGTAGCGGGCATATCTTTTTACCACTATTACAGGGCAGGACATTTTAAAAAGAATCTGTTTATTCCCTTTGCTATTGGCTCGGTGCCTGCAGCTTTTTTAGGAGGCACGATGAGTCTAGAGCCCATGGTGTACAAAAAAATATTGGGCGTTTTATTGCTGTTTGCCATTGTAAGAATGCTATGGAAAGGCGCAACCGATGAGCGTAAAATTTCCGAAGTTAAAACCGTTCAGGCCTTATTATTTGGGCTGGCCGTCGGCTTTTTTTCAGGGCTTATTGGTATTGGTGGCGGCATCATCTTAACCCCGCTCATCTTACTGTTGCACTGGGGCAATATGAAAGAGGCGGCAGCCGTTTCGGCCTTATTTATCTGGGTCAATTCTGCGGCAGGGTTATTGGGGCAGTTTAGTAGTGGCGTGACGTTGGTACCACTGTCTGGGCTCATGGTGATTATTGCCGTTATTGGCGGTATGGGTGGCAGTTATCTGGGAAGCAGAAAGTGGAACAACACATTTTTAGAGTATTTTTCAGCCTTTGTATTGACCACAGCATCCCTTAAATTATTATTTTTTTAGAATGAAGATTACAGTAACTTATTTTGGTAAATTAACGGAGTTGACAGGAATGACTTCGGAAGAGCTTTCCATTGCAGAAGCGTCTGTAAAAGGCGTGAAATCCGCTTTAGAACAGCGCTACCCATCGTTGAAAAATAGCACCTATCAAATTGCCGAAAACAATAGCGTCTTGGCAAACGAGGCGCACATTCAAACACGAACACTGGATATTTTTCCTCCATTTTCAGGTGGCTAATGAACAAGCGTTATATAAGACAGATACAATTGGACGAAGTGGGCCTTTCTGGACAACAGAAATTGAGCAACGCTAAGGTATTGGTGGTTGGTGCTGGCGGTTTGGGATGCCCAATCTTACAATATTTGACCACTTGTGGTATCGGTACGCTTGGTATTGTAGATCATGATGTGGTATCTCTTTCTAATTTGCATCGGCAAATCCTCTATCAAAAAGCAGATGTTGGAATGCCTAAGGCGCTCTTGGCACAACAAAAACTCACCGCCTTAAATCCTGAGATAACGGTTAAGGCGCTTACCACAGCATTAACAGCAGATAATTGTTTGGAGTTGATTAAAGCCTATGATGTGGTTGTAGATGGTACCGATAATTTTGTAACCCGCTATTTGATCAATGATGCCTGTTTGATTTTGGGCAAGCCCATGGTGTTTGGCGCCCTGTATAAATTTGAAGGACAAGTGTCTGTATTCAATTATAAAGATGGACCCAGTTACCGCTGTCTTTATCCCAATCCTCCTGCTGCAGGTGAAGTCCCCAATTGTAATGATATTGGGGTGTTAGGGATTGTACCCGGTATCATTGGGATGCTGCAAGCCAATGAAGTGCTTAAGATGGTTTTGGGCATTGGGGAGGTCTTAAGCGGGACCGTTTTGTATATAAATACACTCAATTACCAACAACGGCTTTTCAGCTTTTCAAAGAATGAGGCGCTTACCAAAACCATAAAAAATAGCGCTAAACCCAAAGCGGTTGCAACAGACGATTGTATCTTTACAGCCAGTAGGTCATTAGAGGCTATTGAAGACGATCATAACGTACTTTGGATAGATGTTCGGGAACTTGAAGAGACGCCAGTAATTCATGCCGAGAACCTGTTAAACATCCCGTTGAGCAGAATTGAAAGCTCGCTTGAGATCCCTAATGACCACAGAGTAAAACTTTTTTTCTGTCAGTCGGGCATGCGAAGTCAAAAAGCGACGCAATTGGCGATAGAAAAAGGCATACAGAATTGTTTCAGTTTAAAGGAGGGCGCTCCCCAACTGCAACAGTGGTTAAATGAACACAGATGAAAAAAGACAACATAAAACATATTTTTGTAGAAGGTGCTATTTCGCCATCCAAAATTGCAGACTCCATTGCGGCACATCAATCTAAAACAGGAATTGGTGCCCATGATATTTTCTTGGGGCAAGTGCGAGCAGATGTTATTGATGGGCGCAAGGTTACGGCTATAGAGTTTACAGCCCAAGAAGAGATGGCAAATGCCGTTTGCAACGACATCCGTGAAGCCGTTTTTGAAAAATTTGAGTTAAGCTGCATGCACATTTACCACAGCATAGGCACGGTAAAAACGGGGGAGCTCTGCTTGTTTGTTTTCGTGTCTGGCGCACATCGCAAGTCGGTATTTGAGGCCCTTCCGTATTTGGTAGATGCCATTAAGGCGCAACTTCCCATCTTCGGAAAAGAGCTGTTTGAAGACGATACTCACCAATGGAAAGTCAATCAATAAATAAGCCATGGTAGATATCACACATAAAAGCAATACCCTTCGTGTCGCCACGGCTCAAGCCATAGTTCGCGTGAGCCACAACAACACGATAGCTGCAATAGAACAAGGACTCGTTCCAAAAGGAAATGTATTTGAAATGAGTCGTGCTGCGGGGTTGTTGGGTATTAAAAAAACACCAGAATTACTTCCAGACTGCCATCCGTTGCCCATAGAATATGCCAACATCGCTTATGAGATTAACGGTTTGGATATACGGGTAAACGTCACGGTAAAAACCATTTATAAAACGGGTGTTGAGGTAGAGGCCATGCACGGCGCCAGCATTGTGGCGTTGAATATGTATGATATGTTGAAACCCATTGACAAGGGCGTAGAAATTCACCACATTAAATTGCTGTCAAAAACAGGAGGGAAGTCGGATAAGAAAACGCCCGAAACCCCTATTCAAGCGGCCGTGGTGGTCTGTTCAGATTCCATTTCCGAAGGCAACAATACAGACCAATCAGGCAAAGCCATTATAGCACTTTTGGAAACCTATAAGGTGTCTATTTCTGATTACGACGTGATCCCAGATGACAAAGAAGGCATTCAAAACAAAACCAAAGCCTTGGTCAAAAACGGGATTCCCTTAATTATATTTACTGGCGGGACGGGGTTGTCTCCCCGAGATCATACGCCTGAAGCTATTGAACCGCTGTTGGATACCCGTATTCCTGGTATTGAAGAGGCGATTCGCAGTTACGGACAAAATAGAACCCAATTTGCGATGTTATCCCGAAGTGTGGCCGGGCTCATTGGCAACAGTTTGGTCATTGCCGTACCAGGTTCTACCAAAGGAGCTAAAGAATCGATTCAGGCTATTTTTCCAGCAGTATTGCACGTATTCGACATTATAAAAGGCGCAAAACATTAAATGAGTAGCAAACACGATATATTAACCGATAGTTTTGGCAGAAAGCATACCTATTTGCGCATCTCACTTACCGAACGCTGTAATTTGAGGTGTTCGTATTGCATGCCCCAAGAAGGTGTGCCTTTATTGCCCAAAGACCATTTGATGAATGCTAAGGAGATTTTTGAAATCTCAAAATTGTTTGTAGAAGCAGGGGTCAACAAAATCCGGTTTACAGGCGGAGAACCTTTACTTCGGAAGGATTTTCCGCAGATTTTAGAACAGTTAGGGACGCTACCAGTAAGCATGTCCATTACCACCAACGGTATTACGATTGATCGCTATATTGATTTGCTTAAAAAACACCAGGTGAAGACCATCAACTTGAGCTTGGATACGTTGGATGCTGAGAAATTTAAAAAGGTCACTTTCCGTGACTATTTTCAGCGGGTGTATGACAATATCTTTAGGTTGATAGCCGAAGGATTTCATGTAAAGATCAACGTAGTATTGATGAAAGGGGTGAATGATGATGAAATTGTAGAGTTTATCAACTTTACCAAGACGCATCCGGTCACCGTGAGATTTATAGAATTCATGCCTTTTGATGGGAACCAATGGAATCGAGAGAAAACCGTTTCCTATAACGACGTGTTGGCGAAGGTGCATCAGCATTTTGATGACGATGCCATCATACGTTTACAAGATGCGCCACATGACACCACTAAAAATTTCAAAATCGTGGGACATTTGGGAACTTTCGGCATTATCGGCACCGTTACCAACCCCTTTTGCGATACTTGCAACAGAATTCGGTTAACCGCCAATGGCCAATTGAAAAACTGTTTGTTTTCGGCCACCGAAAGCGATTTGCTTACACCATTGAGAGCGGGTAAAGATATCACACCCATCATTCAAAAAGCGGTCTTCGGAAAGTTTGCGATGCGTGGTGGACTATCAACTCCAGAGCAATTTGAAGACCCTAAAGAACACACCGAAAATAGAAGTATGATCAGGATTGGAGGTTAGCACGCTTCAACATACGTTGGTAGGCTTCTGGAGTGTCCATGTCTTCCAAAGGACTTTCAGCAGGTATAAAAACCACATGTGCGCTATGCTTTTTGATGATGGGCTTGGCGCCTTCATCACCCTGTAACGTTTTCAGTTCCTCAAGATATTCAGAATCAAATAAAACCGGTGGTCCCGTTATGCCTGCATGAGATTTTGACACGATGATGTGTTGCTTTCCAGTTTCAAAATGTGTGATGATGCTTCGGAAATGTGCTACTGAAATCAAAGGTTGGTCTACCAAGGCAACAAGAATGCCATTTATTAGCGTGTTACTTAAATGAATCGCCTTTACGCCGCAGGCGATTGATGTGCCCATGCCCTGTTCCCAATCCTCATTAAAAATGAGCTGCACATTCAAATGGGCTATGGCATTTTTAATGTTTTCAGCATGGGCACCTAACACTACAGAAACCGATAATTGGGCCTGTTGAAGGATGTCGATTTGATGTGCAATCAAGGTTGTGGTTCCCCAAGGCAATACCTGTTTGGGGGCGCCCATTCTTTCGGATTTTCCAGCAGCAATTAAGAGCGCATGAATGTTAGTCATGAATCTTTCCTGATTTTTCTCGTAAAGGCATCAATTCTGCATCTCTAATCACGCTTAATATTTCAGCAACAATTGAGAGTGCGATTTCCGAAGCGCTTTCGGCACCAATGTTCAAACCAGTAGGGCCGTGCATACGTTCGAAAAACTCGTAAGGCGTATGAGGAGCAAAATTGAGAAGTTCCGAAAACAAGCGTTCCCTGCGTTTACTGGGGCCTAGAAGTCCTAAATAAGCGGGCTTGGTATCTTTAAGCGCCAAGAGGTATTGTACATCTTTATTGAAACTGTGTGACATTAATACCACTGCGGAATGTTTCCCAATATTGGAGACGTCTATAGCCTCCATGATAGGCGTGGATAGGCTGGTAGCACCCTTAAAATAGGCTATGGTTTTTTGCTCATCAGGAGCTGCGATGATATGTACCTCCCAACCAATATGGGATGCCAATTGGCAAAGCTGTACGGCATCGTGTTCAGCTCCAAAAATATAGAGTTGAAAAATGGGTTGAAAGTCCTGATGAAAGGTTTGAAGCCCTGATTGTTCTTCAGGAACAGTCATTGAAGGATGCAGCGTAAATACCTTACCATCAATGTTGATCAATGTACCGAAGGCGTTATTTTCTATAAATTCAGACTCAAAATAAGAAGTTGCCGTAAAGCGTTGTCGCTTTTGAAAACAATCTTGAAGGCTCTGAAATAAGGTTTCAGAAATTTGAATAGGTTCGAGCAAAATGTATAAAATCCCTTCGCAACCCAAACGAAATCGGCCGTCATACGTCATAACTTTGGAGTGGCCAGTTTTAAAAACAGACTCCGATTGCCGGAGCACTTCCTTTTCTACACAGCCGCCACTTACAGCACCTTCCATAGCGCCCGATGCACTAATGAGCATTCGCACGCCTGGTCTTCGGTACGAAGAACCTTCTAAAGCCACCACAGTTGCCAACACCGATGGGATTTCTGTGTTTTGCCAGGCATAGGCAACTTCTAGAAGCTGTTTAAATTCGTGAGTCATGTAAAGGGTAACATTTTAAAGATGTAATCTCAAGTTTCAAGTCTTAAGCCTAAAAGCCAAGCGTTCTCATATCAAATTTGAACACTTTCTTTTTCTTGAAGATACATACTTTCAATATCCACCATATAAGGCTGGTGGTAATAGCGTTTGCCCGTTTCTTTGTAAAGGGCATTGGTCAAAGCTCCAATCGCCGGAGCAAATGGCGGTTCTCCCAATCCGGTTGGGTGCACGTCACTTTCCACAAAGTGAACTTCAACATCACGAGGCGCATCATTATGGCGAATTAAATGATAATCATTAAAATTATTCTGTTCAGGTACGCCATCCTTCAGCGTTAAGATGCTGTAAAGGGCATGACCGATCCCGTCAACACTACCACCTTCAATCATATTGGCAGCGCCTATAGGGTTGACCACGATCCCACAATCTACCCCACAATATACTTTTTCAATAATAGGTTTACCGTCTACCATTTTAAGATCTACCACATTGGCAACATAACTATTGTGGCAATAATAGGCAGCGACACCACGGCTTAAGCCAGAGGTGGAATTACCCCAGTTAGACTTTTCTCTAACCAACTCTAACACGCCAGCATAGCGTTTTGCATCGTAGTCGTTATTTTTACCAACAGGCTTTTTGATGGCTCTGTCAAATAACTCCAGTCTAAAATCAATAGGATCTTTGCCGGCCAGTTCTGCAACTTCATCTAAAAAAGCTTGTTCAACGGCACCCATAAAGTTTGATCTCGGTGCCCGGAAAGCTGCTGTGGTCACGTTGCTTTCAATAGACCAAGATTCCGCTAAATAGTGGTCTACAGTACCTGCAGGAAAACGATTGGCGAACAACGGACTTTCTGGAATACCACCTGTTTTTACATGAAAGGCAATGAGGTTGTTGTTGTCATCTAATGCAGCACGATAGGTCGCATGATACGTAGGGCGATATGCTCCAAAAGTCATATCATCTTCACGCGTGTACATCAATTTTACCGGTCTGTTTATTTTTTGAGAGATAATGGCTGCTTCTACCAGATAGTGGCCGTATAATTTTCGTCCAAATCCGCCACCAATGCGCGTCATCTGGATGTCAATTTTGTCTAAAGGCAAGCCTAATCGCTGAGACACTGATTTCTCCATGAACTCGGGCGTTTGAATTGGGCCAATAAGTTCTGCTTTGTCTGCCGTAACATTGGCATAAAAGTTTAAAGGCTCTAACGGACTATGCGCTAAATAGGGCGCCGTGTAAGTACGTTCAATCGTTTTTGCTGCGTTGGCAAATGCTTTTTCTGGATTACCGTCTTTGCGTTCAACTTTAGCAGTTTCCTTACTTTTTTGGATCATCTGCGCATAATGGTCCGCTGTATTTTCTTTACCCGCAGGTACTTTTTCTTTACTGTTATTGCCATCCCAACCTTTGACGTCAAAAGAGTAGCTATCAAAAGGAACCCAATTTGCTTTGATGGTTTTTTTTGCTTTTAAAATTCTCCAAGTGGAATCGCCAGTAATGACGATCAGTTCTGGAAATGCACTCACATCAAACGAATTTCGTTCAAAATCATCTGGGTAGACCTTAATGGTAAACACATCATCAATTCCGGGCATAGAAAGCGCTTCGGAAGCATCAAAAGAATCCAGTTTCAGTCCGAAAGCAGGCGGTTGCACTATGGTGGCGAAGGCCATATTTTCGCCGTAAACATCCAATCCAAAAACGGCTTTACCAGTAACTATTGCTGGGCCATCTACATTTTTGGTAGCATGCCTAATGATTTTGAAATCTTTAATATTTTTGACCTCTACTTCTTTTGGCACCTTTACCTTGGAAGCCGCAGAAGCCATCTCTCCAAATCCTGCAGTTTTACCTGAGATTTTATGGGAAATAACGCCAGAATTAACACTTATTTCAGATGCGGGAACGCCCCAAGCATCGGCTGCAGCCTTCACTAACATGTGTCTTGCAGTGGCACCTGCCATGCGCAGTGGCTCCCAACTTTGTCTTATAGATTGGCTCCCGCCTGCCAATTGGCGTGTAAAAATATCGGTATTTAAGGGTGCTTGAACAACTACAACATTTTCCCAATTGACATCTAGCTCTTCAGCCACAATCATGGGCATGGAGGTCTTTACGTTTTGACCAATTTCTGGGTTAGGTGAGGCTATGGTCACCGTGCCATCTGTGGCAATTTTTATATAGCCATTGAGATCATAGGCGCCTTCCAGTTTTGGATGTTCCATGGCAAGGCTAGAAAACCAGCTAAATTGTAGCATCAATCCTGCACCTCCAGCGGCACCAATTTTTAGAAATGAGCGTCTATTTAAATGTGTTTTTACTTTTGTCATGGTTACATGTCTTTTGCTGCGGTTTTAATCGCACGGTTAATTCTGGTATAGGTGGCACATCTGCACAAGTTGCCGTTCATGGCACGTCTAATCTCATCATCTGACGGATTTGAATTTTGCGCCAATAGCGATGCAGCTGTCATGAT
Proteins encoded in this window:
- a CDS encoding MoaD/ThiS family protein, yielding MKITVTYFGKLTELTGMTSEELSIAEASVKGVKSALEQRYPSLKNSTYQIAENNSVLANEAHIQTRTLDIFPPFSGG
- a CDS encoding HEAT repeat domain-containing protein, with protein sequence MQKIELDAIDFHFEDEASQTGYHNGEKFTGIIFESRDGNYSEYTYKKGLPNGRSYVINESTNAIIEDGIFVNGRKEGKHDRFLSDKQITVEEYFQKNILQKQRVFDSQNTLLKYYSLKEHMDREFYPDGSLFFERIAPGEHHIEDGTISYILADQLLCNRFEYISKTNQYRFEFNDAVFLDHVKQLNAGYHWYPVKWFIDHLLKDNPSLAFEFLIKLLNQKDQYFIGEAAFYLGEIGKKDAIPYLKKIVSNTEVGAVQPRFPEVPYGALSITCKHMNTNGERAKDAISKIKKQHSFLRRLFNITE
- a CDS encoding sulfite exporter TauE/SafE family protein, whose product is MLIDTNALILFLMILPVISFLYASVGHGGASGYLALMALFSFPNEIMKQTALLLNLFVAGISFYHYYRAGHFKKNLFIPFAIGSVPAAFLGGTMSLEPMVYKKILGVLLLFAIVRMLWKGATDERKISEVKTVQALLFGLAVGFFSGLIGIGGGIILTPLILLLHWGNMKEAAAVSALFIWVNSAAGLLGQFSSGVTLVPLSGLMVIIAVIGGMGGSYLGSRKWNNTFLEYFSAFVLTTASLKLLFF
- the moaA gene encoding GTP 3',8-cyclase MoaA; this encodes MSSKHDILTDSFGRKHTYLRISLTERCNLRCSYCMPQEGVPLLPKDHLMNAKEIFEISKLFVEAGVNKIRFTGGEPLLRKDFPQILEQLGTLPVSMSITTNGITIDRYIDLLKKHQVKTINLSLDTLDAEKFKKVTFRDYFQRVYDNIFRLIAEGFHVKINVVLMKGVNDDEIVEFINFTKTHPVTVRFIEFMPFDGNQWNREKTVSYNDVLAKVHQHFDDDAIIRLQDAPHDTTKNFKIVGHLGTFGIIGTVTNPFCDTCNRIRLTANGQLKNCLFSATESDLLTPLRAGKDITPIIQKAVFGKFAMRGGLSTPEQFEDPKEHTENRSMIRIGG
- a CDS encoding EcsC family protein, whose protein sequence is MNYISTINITEAHQKELYDAQQLLENPSIAAKITNLIGKPFEFGLEMLPSDWTSKITDITQMALLKATDTAIYTMKDVPEEAPSNWWHKIGVAVSGGVGGFFGLPALALELPISTTIMLRSIADIARAEGESINDINTKLACLEVFALGGESKTDDATESGYYVVRTALARSVSEAAEYITAKTIAEESAPILARLIANIAERFSIQITEKMAAQAVPAIGAAGGAIINTIFIDHFQDMAKGHFVVRKLERLYGKDEIKRLYDEMRS
- the glp gene encoding gephyrin-like molybdotransferase Glp, whose translation is MMISVETALECIHKHATRLQASEVIATNDALGRTLSQDIMAPLSLPPFKQSIMDGYALCVGQSQTYKVIGEIKTGDTATQVLQPGEALRVFTGAQLPDTANAVVMQEHVTANGNTIDLKDSPKEGQHIRNIGEQIAEGTRSLTKGETLNPSAVGVLKSFGLKTISVYKQPKVSVIVTGNELVSVGTPLQPGQIYESNSQVMVSALQQKGIATEAVITVKDNLKDTEDAIKQALDTSDIVLISGGISVGDYDFVGTALHNLGVHQVFHKVLQKPGKPLYFGTTDSKYVFALPGNPAATLTCLYVYVYALIDSITGNQTVGLTRIQFPISEDFENPFGRALFLKAKLKGAEVEILNQQNSAMLLSFARADALVYIPSDCKSVKKGHLVTTVLMPSGV
- a CDS encoding molybdenum cofactor biosynthesis protein MoaE, which encodes MKKDNIKHIFVEGAISPSKIADSIAAHQSKTGIGAHDIFLGQVRADVIDGRKVTAIEFTAQEEMANAVCNDIREAVFEKFELSCMHIYHSIGTVKTGELCLFVFVSGAHRKSVFEALPYLVDAIKAQLPIFGKELFEDDTHQWKVNQ
- a CDS encoding NTP transferase domain-containing protein, with the protein product MTNIHALLIAAGKSERMGAPKQVLPWGTTTLIAHQIDILQQAQLSVSVVLGAHAENIKNAIAHLNVQLIFNEDWEQGMGTSIACGVKAIHLSNTLINGILVALVDQPLISVAHFRSIITHFETGKQHIIVSKSHAGITGPPVLFDSEYLEELKTLQGDEGAKPIIKKHSAHVVFIPAESPLEDMDTPEAYQRMLKRANLQS
- a CDS encoding HesA/MoeB/ThiF family protein is translated as MNKRYIRQIQLDEVGLSGQQKLSNAKVLVVGAGGLGCPILQYLTTCGIGTLGIVDHDVVSLSNLHRQILYQKADVGMPKALLAQQKLTALNPEITVKALTTALTADNCLELIKAYDVVVDGTDNFVTRYLINDACLILGKPMVFGALYKFEGQVSVFNYKDGPSYRCLYPNPPAAGEVPNCNDIGVLGIVPGIIGMLQANEVLKMVLGIGEVLSGTVLYINTLNYQQRLFSFSKNEALTKTIKNSAKPKAVATDDCIFTASRSLEAIEDDHNVLWIDVRELEETPVIHAENLLNIPLSRIESSLEIPNDHRVKLFFCQSGMRSQKATQLAIEKGIQNCFSLKEGAPQLQQWLNEHR
- the moaCB gene encoding bifunctional molybdenum cofactor biosynthesis protein MoaC/MoaB, which gives rise to MVDITHKSNTLRVATAQAIVRVSHNNTIAAIEQGLVPKGNVFEMSRAAGLLGIKKTPELLPDCHPLPIEYANIAYEINGLDIRVNVTVKTIYKTGVEVEAMHGASIVALNMYDMLKPIDKGVEIHHIKLLSKTGGKSDKKTPETPIQAAVVVCSDSISEGNNTDQSGKAIIALLETYKVSISDYDVIPDDKEGIQNKTKALVKNGIPLIIFTGGTGLSPRDHTPEAIEPLLDTRIPGIEEAIRSYGQNRTQFAMLSRSVAGLIGNSLVIAVPGSTKGAKESIQAIFPAVLHVFDIIKGAKH
- a CDS encoding XdhC family protein, which translates into the protein MTHEFKQLLEVAYAWQNTEIPSVLATVVALEGSSYRRPGVRMLISASGAMEGAVSGGCVEKEVLRQSESVFKTGHSKVMTYDGRFRLGCEGILYILLEPIQISETLFQSLQDCFQKRQRFTATSYFESEFIENNAFGTLINIDGKVFTLHPSMTVPEEQSGLQTFHQDFQPIFQLYIFGAEHDAVQLCQLASHIGWEVHIIAAPDEQKTIAYFKGATSLSTPIMEAIDVSNIGKHSAVVLMSHSFNKDVQYLLALKDTKPAYLGLLGPSKRRERLFSELLNFAPHTPYEFFERMHGPTGLNIGAESASEIALSIVAEILSVIRDAELMPLREKSGKIHD